One segment of Babesia bigemina genome assembly Bbig001, chromosome : II DNA contains the following:
- a CDS encoding RNA recognition motif (RRM)-containing protein, putative, with protein sequence MDDRSAKMEYPYTVPNNNVINRITDEEAARMGSRMAVGTKGNGRIHLRKAAGSVWNDPTLDDWPENDFRIFCGDLGNDVTDDVLANAFKKYPTFQRARVIRDRNSGKSKGYGFVSMMSAEDMLAALNEMNNKFVGNRPIRVMRSKWRDRDIDSTKNRQAAAVYQMAAENSKTLRKFKKLGKAVTGGKKANLVYEPKTFKRNKIYLSTGVANRFDNRSRVSHDHLLDNI encoded by the coding sequence ATGGATGATCGTTCGGCTAAAATGGAATACCCTTACACAGTGCCGAATAACAATGTCATCAATAGAATAACAGATGAGGAAGCTGCACGTATGGGCAGCCGGATGGCGGTAGGAACTAAAGGGAATGGTAGAATACACTTAAGGAAAGCAGCTGGAAGTGTATGGAACGACCCGACGCTAGATGATTGGCCAGAGAATGACTTTCGAATTTTTTGTGGTGATTTAGGCAATGACGTGACGGATGATGTACTGGCCAATGCATTTAAAAAGTATCCGACTTTCCAGAGGGCACGTGTTATCAGGGACCGGAACTCAGGCAAAAGCAAGGGATACGGTTTTGTTTCTATGATGAGTGCTGAAGACATGTTAGCGGCGTTGAACGAAATGAACAACAAATTTGTAGGTAATCGTCCTATTCGTGTGATGCGTAGCAAATGGAGAGATAGAGATATAGACTCAACCAAGAATAGGCAGGCGGCAGCTGTGTATCAGATGGCCGCTGAAAATTCAAAGACTTTGCGTAAGTTTAAGAAGCTAGGGAAAGCGGTAACCGGTGGCAAGAAGGCTAATTTGGTTTACGAACCCAAAACGTTCAAAAGGAACAAGATCTACCTCAGCACTGGTGTGGCTAACCGATTCGACAACAGGTCACGTGTGTCCCACGACCACTTGCTCGATAACATATGA